One Dietzia sp. JS16-p6b genomic window carries:
- a CDS encoding DEAD/DEAH box helicase — protein sequence MTTYGRELLGHLLEHLPAGPSPVTHTVDLPAREARYADWPAWAHPGLVDELRGRGVDRPWAHQVATAEHAHAGRNVVVATGTASGKSLGYQLPALSALAADRGSCVLYLSPTKALGQDQLSSVVSLVDAVPGLAHVTPASYDGDTPTDARPWIRENSRWIVTNPDMLHLSVLGRSRQWTRVLRGLRFVVVDECHSYRGVFGSNVALILRRLDRLARALGADPTFILASATTSDAGPAASTLVGRPCVEVTDDASPQGGRTVALWEPPLMDGLSGENGAPVRRPAPVEASTLMAGLVAEGARTLTFVRSRAGAETTALRARERLISDHGERGRELAGRIAAYRAGYLAEDRRRLERGLAEGDLVGVASTSALELGVDISGLDAVVSAGFPGTIASFWQQAGRAGRRGQGALVVLVARDDPLDTYLVHHPEALLGRPVEATVTDPRNPVLLAGQLRCAVSERPMTHEEARAWGATGVLEELAARGLVRRRPVGWYPAADDHTPHTEVDIRGTGGAEVVIVDAVDGRMLGTIDSVRARSQVHPGALYLHQGESFVVDELNLDDGLALCRPEEPEWTTSAREQVSIDLIETLESVSAGPVTLSYADVEVTARVTGYQRRLRGGEILDVTPLDLPETVLATRAVVYTLTPQLLRVAGLEEADWPGALHAAEHAAIGLLPLVATCDRWDIGGVSTALHPDTGLPTVFVYDGYAGGAGFAERGYRRAASWLRATLDAIRSCECETGCPSCIQSPKCGSGNDPLSKPGAIALLTEVVGQLAEAVGS from the coding sequence GTGACGACGTACGGACGCGAACTCCTGGGCCACCTGCTCGAGCACCTGCCGGCCGGGCCGTCACCCGTCACCCACACCGTCGACCTGCCCGCCCGCGAGGCCCGATATGCGGACTGGCCGGCGTGGGCCCACCCGGGGTTGGTCGACGAGCTGCGCGGTCGGGGTGTCGACCGGCCCTGGGCCCACCAGGTGGCCACCGCCGAACACGCGCACGCGGGCCGGAACGTCGTGGTGGCCACCGGCACCGCGTCCGGCAAGTCGCTCGGCTATCAGCTGCCCGCGCTCAGCGCGCTCGCCGCGGACCGGGGGTCCTGCGTGCTGTACCTGTCCCCCACCAAGGCCCTGGGCCAGGACCAGCTGTCGTCGGTCGTGTCGCTGGTGGACGCCGTGCCAGGACTCGCCCACGTGACCCCCGCGTCCTACGACGGGGACACCCCGACCGACGCCCGACCGTGGATCCGCGAGAACTCCCGCTGGATCGTCACCAACCCGGACATGCTCCACCTGTCGGTCCTCGGCCGTTCCCGACAGTGGACGCGCGTCCTGCGGGGGCTCCGCTTCGTCGTGGTCGACGAATGTCACTCCTACCGGGGCGTGTTCGGGTCCAACGTCGCCCTGATCCTGCGGCGGCTCGATCGGCTCGCCCGGGCCCTGGGGGCCGACCCGACGTTCATCCTGGCCTCCGCCACCACCTCGGACGCCGGCCCGGCCGCCAGCACTCTCGTCGGCCGCCCCTGCGTCGAGGTGACCGACGACGCCTCACCCCAGGGGGGCCGGACCGTCGCACTGTGGGAGCCTCCGCTCATGGACGGGCTCTCCGGGGAGAACGGGGCCCCCGTGCGGCGGCCGGCGCCCGTCGAGGCGTCCACCCTCATGGCCGGACTGGTGGCCGAGGGCGCGCGGACCCTGACCTTCGTCCGCTCCCGGGCGGGCGCCGAGACCACGGCGCTGCGGGCGCGAGAACGTCTGATCTCCGACCACGGTGAGCGGGGTCGGGAGCTGGCCGGGCGGATCGCCGCGTATCGCGCCGGGTACCTGGCCGAGGACCGACGACGACTCGAGCGCGGTCTGGCCGAGGGGGACCTGGTGGGTGTGGCCTCGACCTCCGCGCTCGAACTGGGGGTGGACATCTCCGGACTCGACGCCGTGGTGAGCGCCGGGTTCCCGGGGACCATCGCCTCCTTCTGGCAGCAGGCGGGCCGGGCCGGCCGACGCGGGCAGGGCGCGCTTGTGGTCCTGGTGGCCCGCGACGACCCGCTGGACACCTATCTCGTCCACCATCCCGAGGCTTTGCTGGGCAGGCCGGTGGAGGCCACCGTCACCGACCCCCGCAACCCGGTCCTGCTGGCCGGGCAGCTCCGGTGCGCGGTGAGCGAGAGACCCATGACGCACGAGGAGGCCCGCGCGTGGGGCGCCACCGGGGTCCTGGAGGAGCTGGCCGCGAGGGGACTGGTCCGGCGCCGGCCCGTGGGGTGGTACCCCGCGGCGGACGACCACACCCCGCACACGGAGGTCGACATCCGCGGGACCGGCGGGGCCGAGGTGGTGATCGTCGACGCCGTCGACGGCCGGATGCTCGGGACCATCGACTCGGTCCGGGCCCGGTCGCAGGTCCATCCGGGGGCGCTGTACCTGCACCAGGGTGAGTCCTTCGTGGTGGACGAGCTGAACCTGGACGACGGGCTCGCGCTGTGCCGGCCGGAGGAACCCGAGTGGACCACCTCGGCCCGGGAGCAGGTGTCGATCGACCTGATCGAGACGCTGGAATCGGTCTCCGCCGGTCCGGTGACGCTGTCGTACGCCGATGTCGAGGTGACCGCCCGCGTGACCGGCTACCAGCGGCGCCTGCGCGGCGGGGAGATCCTCGACGTGACGCCGCTGGACCTGCCCGAGACCGTCCTGGCCACCCGGGCGGTGGTCTACACCCTGACCCCGCAACTGCTGCGGGTAGCGGGACTGGAGGAGGCCGACTGGCCGGGCGCGCTGCACGCCGCCGAGCACGCGGCCATCGGCCTGCTCCCTCTGGTCGCCACCTGCGACCGGTGGGACATCGGCGGCGTCTCCACGGCCCTGCACCCCGACACGGGCCTGCCGACGGTGTTCGTCTACGACGGCTACGCGGGCGGCGCGGGCTTCGCCGAACGCGGCTACCGGCGCGCCGCTTCGTGGCTCCGGGCGACCCTGGATGCCATCCGCTCGTGCGAGTGCGAGACCGGCTGCCCCTCCTGCATCCAGTCCCCCAAGTGCGGGAGCGGTAACGACCCGCTCTCCAAACCCGGCGCGATCGCGCTGTTGACGGAGGTCGTGGGGCAGCTGGCGGAGGCCGTAGGCTCATAG